A window from Amblyomma americanum isolate KBUSLIRL-KWMA chromosome 7, ASM5285725v1, whole genome shotgun sequence encodes these proteins:
- the LOC144098966 gene encoding solute carrier organic anion transporter family member 74D-like, with product MASGDEAETRPMRTHVRDFLCGLGSWRPKWLQSFASPRCLFFFLNMLAMCQSAYKSYTMGALSTLERRFSLSTKSIAIILVAESISPIFFDIPLGYVASWISRPKLLSMGMMVVGCSSLTVALPYVIFGPATHLLAKDDGQGHVSDLASLEFCGSGAGDGGPAEISRDCASQATESYLPFMILFVASFLNGFGQSVLQVAGSSYIDDSVKKKSSPLFFGASFSVRSIGPALGFLAASVCLSLYEDPFLSPDIPTTDPRWVGCWWLGYVFWGCLLLLASVPVLLFPKVMPARLPDPPLVFKKRADSSHISEISKSLTRLLRNRVYVLQLFMSMLMYSGLHGYTMFSAKYMEVEFRNSAARASAFAGLISSVFNVTSFLLSGVVIHRLRPPPKVLAWYNVVVTFVVSCGFVVAMLVKCDYGTMPGVSVVQGNLDLNNKCNEECYCTLQSYQPVCEPVGGTVYFSPCFAGCQKPEGEVGANLTKLTNCNCLKTFDDSDFFSGNAVVGFCKGTCSMFVQFIIIVSLVQFMGMSTSVSHTLFMLRSISPSDKTIALGLANALANLLSYIPYPLIYGAVIDSSCQVWESACGTSGNCWLYDLTRLRHSYLGTSAGFLAVSGIFSIAVALVAGDLKDFYGDAYVQVSHLGGADFEARNIGVEKRNKTVAKQESNGHLPK from the exons ATGGCCAGCGGAGATGAAGCTGAAACCAGACCTATGCGGACACACGTGAGGGACTTCCTGTGCGGCCTCGGCTCGTGGCGTCCCAAGTGGCTGCAGAGTTTCGCGTCACCTCGctgcctcttcttcttcctcaaCATGCTCGCAATGTGTCAGTCTGCTTACAAGTCTTACACCATGGGCGCGCTTTCGACGCTGGAGCGCCGGTTCAGCTTGTCTACGAAATCCATAGCCATCATTCTCGTGGCCGAGAGCATCAGTCCCATCTTCTTCGACATTCCCTTGGGCTACGTTGCCAGTTGGATCAGCCGACCGAAACTCCTCTCTATGGGCATGATGGTCGTGGGGTGCAGCTCCTTGACCGTGGCCCTGCCTTACGTCATCTTCGGGCCCGCGACTCATCTGCTCGCCAAAGATGACGGCCAGGGGCACGTGTCAGACCTCGCCAGCCTCGAGTTCTGCGGAAGCGGCGCCGGAGACGGTGGCCCTGCGGAAATCAGTCGCGACTGCGCTAGCCAGGCGACGGAGAGCTATCTGCCCTTTATGATTCTCTTCGTGGCGTCTTTCCTGAACGGCTTCGGCCAGAGCGTTCTGCAAGTCGCCGGCAGTAGCTACATCGACGACAGCGTCAAGAAGAAGAGCTCGCCGTTGTTTTTTG GGGCAAGCTTCTCCGTACGGTCCATTGGTCCAGCACTGGGATTCCTTGCTGCCAGCGTCTGCCTCTCACTCTACGAGGATCCCTTCC TGAGTCCGGACATTCCGACCACGGACCCGCGATGGGTTGGCTGCTGGTGGCTGGGCTACGTGTTCTggggctgcctgctgctgctggcgagCGTGCCCGTGCTGCTCTTCCCCAAGGTGATGCCGGCCCGTCTGCCGGATCCGCCGCTGGTCTTCAAGAAGCGAGCCGACTCCAGCCACATCTCGG AGATCAGCAAATCGTTGACCCGGCTGCTCCGGAACCGAGTGTACGTGCTGCAGTTGTTCATGTCCATGCTGATGTACAGCGGCCTGCACGGATACACCATGTTCTCGGCCAAGTACATGGAGGTCGAGTTTCGCAACTCGGCGGCCAGGGCCAGCGCGTTCGCTG GGCTGATCTCGTCGGTGTTCAACGTCACGAGCTTCCTGTTGTCGGGCGTGGTGATCCACCGACTGAGGCCGCCGCCCAAGGTGCTCGCCTGGTACAATGTGGTCGTCACCTTCGTCGTCTCCTGCGGATTCGTCGTGGCGATGCTCGTCAAGTGCGACTACGGAACCATGCCCGGGGTGTCGGTCGTCCAAGGGAA ccttgaCCTGAACAACAAGTGCAACGAAGAGTGTTACTGCACCCTTCAGAGTTATCAGCCCGTGTGCGAACCCGTCGGAGGCACCGTATACTTCTCTCCGTGCTTCGCTGGATGCCAAAAGCCCGAGGGAGAGGTGGGAGCTAACTTGACGAAG CTGACCAACTGCAACTGCCTGAAGACGTTCGACGACAGCGACTTCTTCTCAGGAAACGCCGTGGTTGGGTTCTGCAAAGGCACCTGCTCCATGTTCGTGCAGTTCATCATCATAGTCTCGCTGGTGCAGTTCATGGGCATGTCCACGTCCGTGAGCCACACGCTCTTCATGCTTAG GAGCATAAGCCCAAGTGACAAGACCATCGCCCTTGGACTGGCCAATGCTCTGGCGAATTTGCTGT CGTACATCCCTTACCCGCTCATCTACGGCGCCGTGATCGACAGCTCCTGCCAGGTGTGGGAGAGCGCCTGCGGGACGAGCGGCAACTGCTGGCTGTACGACCTAACGCGACTACGCCACTCGTACCTGGGCACGTCGGCCGGCTTCCTGGCCGTGTCGGGCATCTTCTCGATCGCCGTCGCCCTGGTGGCGGGTGACCTGAAGGACTTCTACGGGGACGCCTACGTACAGGTGTCCCACTTGGGTGGCGCTGACTTCGAAGCACGGAACATCGGCGTCGAGAAACGCAATAAGACTGTCGCCAAACAGGAGAGTAACGGTCACCTCCCCAAGTGA